The genome window CGGATAATGCCGCCCGGATAATTGTTCCAGATCTCCGAAACCCGAACGAGATTTTGCAACCGGTTTTGCGGCACAAGGCTGAAATTACCAAATGTGATTACTTTTCCGGTCAGTAACTTGAAAAGCATTTTATAGATCACATAGAAGGATCTGAATAGAAAATTCTCTGTGCGCTTGTTACGTTCCGCAAAAATGATCTTGCCCGGCTCTTGTAATGACCTCTCAGCCAGCAAGTTGATGTCGCTTGGGGCATCTTCGCCATCCGCGTCCATCACGATAACCTTATCCGCAGCAATGTGCTCGGCTACGTAAGAAAGGCCAATGGCAATTGCTTTCTGGTGTCCAAGATTGCGGTATAAGCGCAGGACTTTGATCTCTTTACCTCCGAAATGCACAAATGGCTGTGTTCTTTCTTTAGAGGAGCAGTCGTCAACGATAAATAGCGTGGTGTTTCTTAGGATCGACGCGTTCAAATCCGCGTTAATCTTTTGTATAAGCAGGTTCAGCGCCTCCCAGTCGTTGAATTGAGGAATGATAATGACAAAATTTTCTGGCATGGGGGAGGAATTTGAAAGCCTCCGAAAGGTTAAGTTCGGAGGCTTCGGAAGAGTTTTAAACGGTTTTTGCTAGTCTTGAAGAAATACCGTCGTGAATTTGGGTAAGTGTCTCAGTCAGGCCATACTCCCAGTTCCAGCCTGGATAATGCGACTTGAATTTAGAAAGATCACTTACATACCAGATATGGTCACCGATCCTGTTTGTGTCTGAGTATGAATAGGATAGCTTGTTTCCGGTAATTTGCTCGCACAATGCAATGGCTTCCAGCATAGAGCAGTTTGCAAAACGACCGCCACCTGCATTATACACTTCGCCCGGACGTGGGTTCTGATAAAAATGCCAGAACATGTTCACAAGGTCATGGCTGTGAATGTTGTCGCGAACCTGCTTTCCTTTATAACCAAAGATCGTGTAGTGGTTGCCGGTAATAGCACATTTCATCAGGTAAGCGAGGAACCCGTGCAACTGAGCGCCGGAGTGGTTTGGGCCGGTAAGACAACCGCCGCGGAAAACCGCCGTTTTCATACCAAAATAACGGCCATATTCCTGAACCATAATGTCGGCAGCTACTTTCGACGCACCAAAGACTGAATGTTTTGTATGGTCGATG of Dyadobacter chenhuakuii contains these proteins:
- a CDS encoding glycosyltransferase; the protein is MPENFVIIIPQFNDWEALNLLIQKINADLNASILRNTTLFIVDDCSSKERTQPFVHFGGKEIKVLRLYRNLGHQKAIAIGLSYVAEHIAADKVIVMDADGEDAPSDINLLAERSLQEPGKIIFAERNKRTENFLFRSFYVIYKMLFKLLTGKVITFGNFSLVPQNRLQNLVRVSEIWNNYPGGIIRSRIPYDSVLTNRAKRLAGESKMNFVSLVLHGLSAISVLVDTTAVRILIFSIFMSGIAIAFIIFIIFLKLIGNATPGWASTLGSTLMILMLQSFLISLFLVFMVLQYRSQQHFIPAVHYRDFVEKVDTFS
- a CDS encoding NAD-dependent epimerase/dehydratase family protein, with amino-acid sequence MNIALVTGSAGLIGSESVAFLADKFDLVIGVDNNLREYFFGADGNTEWNRNRIQDQFNNYKHYAADIREVSQLEPIFKEYGNDIKLIIHAAAQPSHDWAAKEPFTDFGVNAVGTLNMLEMTRLHTPEAVFIFTSTNKVYGDNPNYLPLIELETRWEIDQNHPYFENGIDEQHSIDHTKHSVFGASKVAADIMVQEYGRYFGMKTAVFRGGCLTGPNHSGAQLHGFLAYLMKCAITGNHYTIFGYKGKQVRDNIHSHDLVNMFWHFYQNPRPGEVYNAGGGRFANCSMLEAIALCEQITGNKLSYSYSDTNRIGDHIWYVSDLSKFKSHYPGWNWEYGLTETLTQIHDGISSRLAKTV